The DNA segment ACCTCAGACTGGATTCGTTGGACATCCTAAAGGTCTATTCACCCTTTTCTTCACGGAGTTTTGGGAGCGTTTCTCTTACTATGGAATGAGGGCCATCCTTGTTTTCTATATGTATTATTCAGTTTCCAAAGGTGGATTGGGCATTGATAAAACACTCGCACTTTCTATCATGTCCATTTATGGATCACTAGTTTACATGTCTGGTGTTATTGGCGGATGGCTAGCTGACCGCATATTTGGTACTTCAAAAGCAGTATTCTACGGTGGAATATTAATCATGTTTGGTCATATTGCACTTGCTATTCCTGGCAGTGTCTCCATGTTCTTTGTATCCATGGTATTAATCGTACTTGGTACCGGATTATTAAAACCAAACGTTTCAACTGTTGTTGGTGAATTGTACAGTGAGAAAGACCAACGTCGTGACGCAGGATTCACCATTTTCTACATGGGTATCAACGCGGGTGCTTTCTTATCCCCATTAATCGTCGGTTCTGTTGGCAACTTCCACTTAGGTTTTAGTATTGCTGCAGTTGGTATGTTCTTTGGACTTATCATGTTTACTGTTACTAAGAAAAAAAATCTCGGCCTTGCTGGAACAATGGTTTCAAATCCATTGTCACCATCTGAAAAGAAAAAAGTTTTTACTTATATTGGTTTAGGTGTCGTTGTTCTTGCAGTTATTTTTGCTATTTTAATTCCTAAAGGCATCCTAACATTTGCAGGATTTATCAATTTAGTTACTATTCTTGGTGTGTTAATTCCAACAATGTATTTCATTGTTATGTATCGTAGCCCGAAAACAACGGCTGTAGAACGTTCACGAGTTATTGCATATATTCCATTGTTCATTGCATCTGTAATGTTCTGGGCAATTCAAGAGCAGGGTTCTACGATCCTTGCAAGCTATGCTGATACACGTACACAATTACATTTTGCAGGAATTGATATTAAACCAGCATGGTTCCAATCATTAAACCCATTATTTATTATCACTTTAGCACCTTTATTTGCTTGGATTTGGGTTAAAATGGGAGACCGTCAACCAACAATTCCGCAAAAATTCTCATTATCATTACTTTTCTCTGGGGTTTCGTTCCTAGTGATTCTATTACCATCATACCTTGGCGGTACAGATTCTTTAGTAAACCCATTATGGCTTGTTCTTAGTTATTTAATCTGTGTAATCGGTGAATTATTGCTTTCACCAGTAGGACTATCTGCTACAACTAAACTAGCTCCTGCTGCTTTCTCTGCACAAACAATGAGCTTATGGTTCTTATCTAGTGCAGCTGCACAAGCACTCAATGCACAAGTGGTTAAATTCTACTCTGAAGATACTGAAATGGCTTACTTCGGAATCATCGGTGGAGCATCTATCCTACTTGGTATCATCCTTTTAGTGTTATCTCCAAAAATTCAGGGGTACATGAAAGGCGTTAAATAATAATGAAAGCGGCTGATCACTCAGCCGCTTTTTTATTTATTCAATAGATGCTTCACAGAATATATAGGATGGTAAAGCATCATCCACTTACCCGAGTACCGCATGACTGCCTTCATTTTTTCGCGGTATCTTAACTTATAACAGTGTATTTTACAGTTAGAACAGGCGGTTTTATCTTCACCAAAGCGGCAGAATGAGAGTCTTAACATGGCATAGTTTTTTAGTTCCTGACAGTCCTTACATAAAGCCTCCCGATGATGCTTTTTTCTACAATAAAGCTCAATCATCTCCTTAACAATCTCTTTTTCCTTTTGAATAACTGGACCATTATTCGGCTCGATTAATCTTGCCTTCATGTTAGTAAACCTCCCTTTTCTAGATTTACTAAAGCAAACTTCTTACCTTCACCATATCATACGATTCTTTAAACGGAAGGATGAATCATTACAAATTCCGTACAATTACATCCTGACAGTCGTTGGAACTTTTCGACCCTTTTCGGAGTTGGTTTCAACAATCTCCGGATGTGCCTTCCTAATAACAGATGGTCTTGCAAGCACCAAAACCACACCAATGAATAACAAAGCAGATAGAAGCAAGATCCATTGTGCAGGAAAGATATCATAAAGAAAGCCGTACAATACCATTCCTAATGGCATTAATGCCATCGCCATCGTTTCAAGCAGAGAAAATACACGACCTTTAAAATCATCTTCAATTTTTTTCTGCAGCATCACCTGCAGCGGTGTATTGACGATAATGATTAATGCTCCAAGGAAGAACATGATGACCAGGTAAAAACCAAAAACGGAAGTTGACGAAAGGCCCACTAATAACGGAAAGGAAACTGCCGCCATCACACCCCCCATACCAACAATGGCCCACTTTGAAACAAGCAGCGGGTACCTTACTTCTTTTCTAAAAGAAAAATAAATGGATAGAAGCAGCATACCAACGGCAAATGCTCCTTGGGTAAATCCAAAACGCTGGGAAACCATTTTCATTTTTTCAATAAGAATGAACGAATAGCCCACCTCAAATGCTCCAAAAAGGAAGTTGATCATTAAAGAAATCCAGACAATCGTAACCAAAATTGGCTGAAGTTTTAAATAGCTAATTCCTGCCTTAATACTCACCCACATGGATTCCTTCTGCCCCGGGATTTCCTTTTCCTTTCGGTTAGCGAACAGCTTAAAATCCATTGTCGATTCAAGTATAACGGCAATACACGAAGCAATCATATACATAATGAGAAAAGTCTGCATCGATACAGCACCATACAATAGTCCGCCTACTGCCGGGCTGGCAATGGCTGCAAAGGAAATGGACATTTGGTTTAAAGACATTGCTCTTTGAACTCTCGCTTCATCCACAAGACCAGATATGGAGGAAGTAAAGGTCACCCCGGAAAACATGGAAGTGATGGATAAAATACAGGAGGTAATATAGATTGCCGTTAACGATAGGTCGGTGATGAAACTAACCAACAGTAATCCCCCAACTGCAATGGTTGTTGCAACTTGTGATATAACTACAATTATTTTTCTTGAATATTGGTCAGCAAGGTATCCAGCGAACGGGGCAGCGAGGGTACGTGGTAATATATTGCAGATAAGATTAGCAGCAAAACTCGTGGCCGAACCAGTTGCTTGTAAAATATAAAAACTTATAGCAAAAGAATATACTTGTGCACCAAAGGAGGAAATAAGTTTACTTATTGTGAAGGTCCATAGATGATAGGTTGCTTTTTTTAGCTTTAAGCCATCATTCACACGATTCACACTCCAAAAAAAGTTTAATTTAATTAAACAAATCATATCACACCAAATACTTCCATTTCAAGAAAAAGTTTAATATAATTAAACTACCAACTAAATAGGGTGTGTTTTATACATGTTAGGAGAACGGATCCGCGAAATTCGGAAAATGAAAAAAATGACACTTGAAGGACTGGCGGGGGAAGAACTAACCAAAGGAATGCTTAGCCTTATTGAGAACAACAAAGCTAAACCTTCCATGGAAAGTCTGACATATATTGCTAAGCGTTTAGGTGTGGAGGTAACTGAGCTGTTAGAAGAAATCAGCGGACACGAGCTACGAGGACTTTTAGAAACTGCAGAGAAATTATACAATTCCCAGGTTGAACAATGTCCCGACAAATATAAACAGCTTATTAGCTCGCTCGATCCTTATATGGATAAATTAAATGGTGGGTATGAAGCTGCTCGATTATTAGACCTTTATGGCCGCTGCCTTTATCATGAACAACTAGATGACTGGCAGATCTATTGTAATCGTGCAGCGAAAATGTATGATGAGATGAATCTAACTGCTAAACGAGCAGGGATTGGGATTTTGTACTCGACGGAGAAATTTGTTAAACACGAGTATACCGAATCATTAACGATTTTCTTAGCTGAACGTGCTGCAATCGAAGCAACGCATGCGTATGTTGACCCAATTACTCGTGCTGACCTTGATTATCAAGAAGCCATTCTTTACTTTGCAGTTGGCGATTCTGCAGCCGCTAAGCAGGTGATGGAAAAGGCCATTCAGTTCTCAAAAGAGCATCGGATTTTTTATCGAATTGATGATTTGTACAGGCTTGCCGTGGCCCATGCGATGATGACTCAAGATGAAGAAAATAAGATGCATTATCTTAAGAAATTAAAACAATATGGGGACTTTGCAGATCATGCACCCTCCATCCTTTTCTATGATTTGTTCAGGGTCATGTCTCTAATGGAAAAACAGGAC comes from the Neobacillus sp. PS2-9 genome and includes:
- a CDS encoding MFS transporter gives rise to the protein MNDGLKLKKATYHLWTFTISKLISSFGAQVYSFAISFYILQATGSATSFAANLICNILPRTLAAPFAGYLADQYSRKIIVVISQVATTIAVGGLLLVSFITDLSLTAIYITSCILSITSMFSGVTFTSSISGLVDEARVQRAMSLNQMSISFAAIASPAVGGLLYGAVSMQTFLIMYMIASCIAVILESTMDFKLFANRKEKEIPGQKESMWVSIKAGISYLKLQPILVTIVWISLMINFLFGAFEVGYSFILIEKMKMVSQRFGFTQGAFAVGMLLLSIYFSFRKEVRYPLLVSKWAIVGMGGVMAAVSFPLLVGLSSTSVFGFYLVIMFFLGALIIIVNTPLQVMLQKKIEDDFKGRVFSLLETMAMALMPLGMVLYGFLYDIFPAQWILLLSALLFIGVVLVLARPSVIRKAHPEIVETNSEKGRKVPTTVRM
- a CDS encoding peptide MFS transporter; translated protein: MSNLNRQKIVDSVPQTGFVGHPKGLFTLFFTEFWERFSYYGMRAILVFYMYYSVSKGGLGIDKTLALSIMSIYGSLVYMSGVIGGWLADRIFGTSKAVFYGGILIMFGHIALAIPGSVSMFFVSMVLIVLGTGLLKPNVSTVVGELYSEKDQRRDAGFTIFYMGINAGAFLSPLIVGSVGNFHLGFSIAAVGMFFGLIMFTVTKKKNLGLAGTMVSNPLSPSEKKKVFTYIGLGVVVLAVIFAILIPKGILTFAGFINLVTILGVLIPTMYFIVMYRSPKTTAVERSRVIAYIPLFIASVMFWAIQEQGSTILASYADTRTQLHFAGIDIKPAWFQSLNPLFIITLAPLFAWIWVKMGDRQPTIPQKFSLSLLFSGVSFLVILLPSYLGGTDSLVNPLWLVLSYLICVIGELLLSPVGLSATTKLAPAAFSAQTMSLWFLSSAAAQALNAQVVKFYSEDTEMAYFGIIGGASILLGIILLVLSPKIQGYMKGVK
- a CDS encoding helix-turn-helix transcriptional regulator; this translates as MLGERIREIRKMKKMTLEGLAGEELTKGMLSLIENNKAKPSMESLTYIAKRLGVEVTELLEEISGHELRGLLETAEKLYNSQVEQCPDKYKQLISSLDPYMDKLNGGYEAARLLDLYGRCLYHEQLDDWQIYCNRAAKMYDEMNLTAKRAGIGILYSTEKFVKHEYTESLTIFLAERAAIEATHAYVDPITRADLDYQEAILYFAVGDSAAAKQVMEKAIQFSKEHRIFYRIDDLYRLAVAHAMMTQDEENKMHYLKKLKQYGDFADHAPSILFYDLFRVMSLMEKQDYNNSLEIIDHYLSNPKTTDFYEVWFLLEKGKALYSLSRFLEAIPFLEKMTIPSWVHHPFDLSLLYVKDCYKALCLFELGHNDEAHHAAKQAVDHFEPLPPTPFKDFAHETYNRMKENIKKTKPAED
- a CDS encoding nitrous oxide-stimulated promoter family protein; this encodes MKARLIEPNNGPVIQKEKEIVKEMIELYCRKKHHREALCKDCQELKNYAMLRLSFCRFGEDKTACSNCKIHCYKLRYREKMKAVMRYSGKWMMLYHPIYSVKHLLNK